One region of Planctomycetota bacterium genomic DNA includes:
- a CDS encoding tetratricopeptide repeat protein — MKRSALLLLAAGCGTYSPLDSPFNRGVEFYDQGRLADAIREYRRALEDDPDHYRARFNLAVCYHDLGKLDEAAALYEDVLRRRPDNARALVSLASVRAEQGRDEEALALLRRAAEADPDSGFPRSCLGAFYERKGDPELALAAYRASVEVEPSHAAGHAGIGRILLSRGEIAGACAAFDAALAADPDDVAVLLGAAEARERADDPRGAARLLERALVHTPDRGDLWLRLAGLYESQERLEDAVAALWEARARRPELAPEAGARLRRLYLRLAEREAAPTPPK; from the coding sequence ATGAAGCGCTCCGCCCTCCTCCTCCTGGCCGCCGGCTGCGGGACCTACTCCCCGCTCGACTCGCCCTTCAACCGCGGCGTGGAGTTCTACGACCAGGGGCGCCTCGCCGACGCGATCCGCGAGTACAGGCGCGCGCTCGAGGACGACCCGGACCACTACCGCGCGCGCTTCAACCTGGCCGTCTGCTACCACGACCTCGGCAAGCTCGACGAGGCGGCGGCGCTCTACGAGGACGTCCTCCGGCGCCGCCCCGACAACGCCCGGGCCCTGGTGAGCCTCGCTTCCGTGCGCGCCGAGCAGGGCCGGGACGAGGAAGCTCTGGCGCTCCTGCGCCGCGCGGCGGAGGCGGACCCGGACAGCGGGTTTCCCCGCTCGTGCCTGGGGGCCTTCTACGAGCGCAAGGGCGACCCCGAGCTCGCGCTGGCCGCCTACCGCGCCTCGGTCGAGGTCGAGCCCTCCCACGCCGCCGGGCATGCGGGGATCGGACGGATCCTTCTTTCCCGCGGAGAGATCGCCGGCGCGTGCGCCGCGTTCGACGCCGCCCTGGCCGCGGACCCCGACGACGTGGCGGTCCTCCTGGGCGCCGCGGAGGCCCGGGAGCGGGCGGACGATCCCCGGGGCGCGGCGCGGCTTCTCGAGCGGGCGCTCGTCCATACGCCCGACCGGGGGGACCTGTGGCTGCGGCTGGCCGGCCTCTATGAGTCGCAGGAGCGCCTCGAGGACGCGGTGGCCGCGCTGTGGGAAGCGCGGGCGCGCCGGCCGGAGCTCGCTCCGGAAGCGGGGGCGCGCCTTCGACGGCTTTACCTGCGGCTGGCGGAACGCGAAGCCGCCCCTACGCCCCCGAAATGA
- a CDS encoding HAD family hydrolase yields the protein MSREDAPDRRAVFLDRDGTLVEERGYVTTPEDLVLLPGAAAAVRALREAGWKVFVVSNQAAVARGLITEDELAAIHLRLAALLAAEGARLDGLYVCPHHPEGTIEAYALECGCRKPRPGLLEQAAREHDLDLARCVTVGDSPRDLEAGKAAGTRTVLVRTGHGRQAEAAGAEADHVADDLARAADWIISGA from the coding sequence ATGTCGCGGGAAGACGCTCCGGATCGCCGGGCGGTCTTCCTCGACCGGGACGGAACCCTGGTCGAGGAGCGCGGATACGTTACGACGCCGGAGGACCTGGTGCTCCTGCCGGGGGCCGCCGCGGCGGTGCGGGCGCTCCGCGAGGCGGGCTGGAAGGTCTTCGTCGTCTCCAACCAGGCGGCGGTGGCCCGGGGGCTGATCACGGAGGACGAGCTGGCGGCGATTCACCTGCGGCTGGCGGCGCTCCTGGCGGCCGAGGGGGCGCGCCTCGACGGCCTGTACGTCTGCCCGCATCATCCCGAGGGGACGATCGAGGCGTATGCCCTCGAGTGCGGGTGCCGCAAGCCCCGGCCGGGACTTCTCGAGCAGGCCGCGCGCGAGCATGATCTGGATCTCGCCCGCTGCGTGACCGTCGGAGACTCGCCCCGCGACCTCGAGGCGGGGAAGGCGGCCGGGACGCGCACGGTGCTGGTCCGCACGGGCCATGGGAGGCAGGCGGAGGCGGCCGGCGCGGAAGCGGACCATGTGGCCGACGACCTGGCCCGCGCGGCGGACTGGATCATTTCGGGGGCGTAG
- a CDS encoding D-sedoheptulose 7-phosphate isomerase yields MLRPKIEELLAQSAYVKLLLLQRQAGEIERIARALVRALRAGRKILLFGNGGSAADAQHIAAELEGRFARERRALPCLALTTNTSTLTAVGNDYGYDRTFARQVEAHARRGDAVIAISTSGNSPNVIEGARAARRAGAVTIGFTNEHGGRLARLVDLCLKVPSRDTQRVQECHIAVGHVLCDLIESSLFG; encoded by the coding sequence ATGCTGCGACCAAAGATTGAAGAGCTTCTCGCCCAGAGCGCGTACGTGAAGCTTCTCCTCCTGCAGCGTCAGGCGGGGGAGATCGAGCGGATCGCGCGGGCTCTCGTGCGCGCGCTGCGGGCGGGCCGGAAGATTCTCCTTTTCGGAAACGGCGGGAGCGCCGCCGACGCGCAGCATATCGCCGCCGAGCTCGAGGGGCGCTTCGCCCGCGAGCGCCGGGCGCTCCCCTGCCTGGCGCTCACGACCAACACCTCCACCCTCACCGCGGTGGGCAACGACTACGGTTACGACCGGACCTTCGCCCGTCAGGTGGAAGCCCACGCCCGGCGCGGGGACGCCGTGATCGCGATCTCCACGAGCGGAAACTCCCCCAACGTGATCGAAGGCGCGCGGGCCGCGCGCCGGGCCGGCGCGGTGACGATCGGATTCACGAACGAACACGGAGGCCGCCTCGCGCGGCTCGTGGACCTGTGCCTGAAGGTGCCCTCGCGCGACACCCAGCGCGTCCAGGAATGCCACATCGCCGTGGGGCACGTCCTCTGCGATCTCATCGAGTCGTCCCTCTTCGGATAG